One genomic region from Panthera tigris isolate Pti1 chromosome D1, P.tigris_Pti1_mat1.1, whole genome shotgun sequence encodes:
- the BATF2 gene encoding basic leucine zipper transcriptional factor ATF-like 2 isoform X2: protein MHLCEGNALLTRTDPEEHQRLKKKQKNRAAAQRSRQKHTNKADALHQHETLEKHNRLLRKEIQTLQAELGWWSRTLQAHERLCLMDCANCLAPVPPGCWGQTEQPPDPVPCGQYGFQEQPGLFQTPVSSPSAHQLSSHLRPHSSPGLLLSPLPSLSLGSPAAPAPLPQLSPGPVQSASPTGSSLLRPSPKLDTLLPSPPAQPAPLQPLGVEHPTRGKLGSPPDSASPALGLAGLQGREHKPVSAAADRQGLGVDPSPHPLLAFPLLSSAQVHF from the exons ATGCACCTCTGCGAGGGCAATGCGCTGCTGACCAGGACG GACCCCGAGGAGCATCAGAGgctgaagaagaaacagaagaaccGCGCGGCCGCCCAGCGCAGCCGGCAGAAGCACACGAACAAAGCAGACGCCCTGCACCAG CACGAGACGCTGGAGAAACACAACCGCTTGCTGCGGAAGGAGATCCAGACTCTGCAAGCCGAGCTGGGGTGGTGGAGCCGGACCCTGCAGGCGCACGAGCGGCTGTGCCTGATGGACTGTGCCAACTGCTTGGCTCCGGTGCCCCCTGGCTGCTGGGGCCAGACTGAGCAGCCCCCGGACCCCGTGCCCTGTGGACAATACGGCTTCCAGGAACAGCCGGGCCTGTTCCAGACCCCCGTCTCTTCTCCCTCGGCTCACCAGCTCTCTTCACATCTGCGGCCTCATAGTTCCCCTGgcctcctcctgtcccctctgccttctctgtcCCTTGGCTCCCCCGCGGCCCCCGCACCCCTTCCCCAGCTGTCCCCCGGCCCCGTCCAGTCAGCCTCGCCCACTGGCTCCAGCCTGCTAAGGCCTTCCCCCAAGCTCGAcaccctcctgcccagccccccagcccaaCCTGCCCCTCTACAGCCCCTTGGGGTGGAGCACCCCACCAGGGGGAAGCTGGGGTCCCCACCTGACAGCGCCTCACCTGCTCTGGGGCTGGCCGGCCTGCAGGGTAGGGAGCACAAGCCTGTGTCAGCAGCAGCAGACCGGCAAGGGCTGGGTGTGGATCCCAGTCCCCACCCACTCCTGGCCTTCCCCCTGCTCTCCTCTGCTCAAGTTCACTTCTAA
- the BATF2 gene encoding basic leucine zipper transcriptional factor ATF-like 2 isoform X1: MHLCEGNALLTRTDPEEHQRLKKKQKNRAAAQRSRQKHTNKADALHQQHETLEKHNRLLRKEIQTLQAELGWWSRTLQAHERLCLMDCANCLAPVPPGCWGQTEQPPDPVPCGQYGFQEQPGLFQTPVSSPSAHQLSSHLRPHSSPGLLLSPLPSLSLGSPAAPAPLPQLSPGPVQSASPTGSSLLRPSPKLDTLLPSPPAQPAPLQPLGVEHPTRGKLGSPPDSASPALGLAGLQGREHKPVSAAADRQGLGVDPSPHPLLAFPLLSSAQVHF, translated from the exons ATGCACCTCTGCGAGGGCAATGCGCTGCTGACCAGGACG GACCCCGAGGAGCATCAGAGgctgaagaagaaacagaagaaccGCGCGGCCGCCCAGCGCAGCCGGCAGAAGCACACGAACAAAGCAGACGCCCTGCACCAG CAGCACGAGACGCTGGAGAAACACAACCGCTTGCTGCGGAAGGAGATCCAGACTCTGCAAGCCGAGCTGGGGTGGTGGAGCCGGACCCTGCAGGCGCACGAGCGGCTGTGCCTGATGGACTGTGCCAACTGCTTGGCTCCGGTGCCCCCTGGCTGCTGGGGCCAGACTGAGCAGCCCCCGGACCCCGTGCCCTGTGGACAATACGGCTTCCAGGAACAGCCGGGCCTGTTCCAGACCCCCGTCTCTTCTCCCTCGGCTCACCAGCTCTCTTCACATCTGCGGCCTCATAGTTCCCCTGgcctcctcctgtcccctctgccttctctgtcCCTTGGCTCCCCCGCGGCCCCCGCACCCCTTCCCCAGCTGTCCCCCGGCCCCGTCCAGTCAGCCTCGCCCACTGGCTCCAGCCTGCTAAGGCCTTCCCCCAAGCTCGAcaccctcctgcccagccccccagcccaaCCTGCCCCTCTACAGCCCCTTGGGGTGGAGCACCCCACCAGGGGGAAGCTGGGGTCCCCACCTGACAGCGCCTCACCTGCTCTGGGGCTGGCCGGCCTGCAGGGTAGGGAGCACAAGCCTGTGTCAGCAGCAGCAGACCGGCAAGGGCTGGGTGTGGATCCCAGTCCCCACCCACTCCTGGCCTTCCCCCTGCTCTCCTCTGCTCAAGTTCACTTCTAA